A region from the Aquila chrysaetos chrysaetos chromosome 15, bAquChr1.4, whole genome shotgun sequence genome encodes:
- the ATP5MC2 gene encoding ATP synthase F(0) complex subunit C2, mitochondrial codes for MYACAKFVSAPALVRRSSRVLCQPLSASVLSRPEAQTEQARPSAHRAIQTSAAHQDIDTAAKFIGAGAATVGVAGSGAGIGTVFGSLIIGYARNPSLKQQLFSYAILGFALSEAMGLFCLMVAFLILFAM; via the exons ATGTACGCCTGTGCAAAGTTCGTCTCCGCTCCTGCGCTA GTGAGGAGGAGCTCGCGGGTGCTGTGCcagcccctctctgcctctGTCCTGAGCAGACCCGAGGCCCAGACAGAGCAG GCGCGGCCGAGTGCTCACCGGGCCATCCAGACGAGTGCGGCCCACCAGGACATCGACACCGCTGCCAAGTTCATCGGCGCCGGCGCTGCCACCGTGGGGGTGGCCGGCTCTGGTGCTGGCATTGGCACCGTCTTCGGCAGCCTCATCATCGGCTATGCCAG GAACCCCTCGCttaaacagcagcttttctcctACGCCATCTTGGGCTTTGCCCTCTCCGAGGCCATGGGGCTCTTCTGCCTCATGGTGGCCTTCCTCATCCTCTTCGCCATGTGA